Genomic segment of uncultured Desulfobacter sp.:
CATCCATCCACATTGTCCGTAAAATGCTTTTGAACTTTGCGCGCCTGGGAGATGACCTGATCCACAAATTTTTCGTCTACGCAAAATTTATAGAAAATTGCAATCACTATAACCTCCTTGTTTTTATGACGTTATAAGGATTTTTTTAAAAGTGGGTATTATTTGCTCAGCAAAATACTGATGCTCCTAAACGTTTCTATATTGTTCAACATGATGTTCAAAGAGGCTGTGATCGGCACAGCCAAGATCATCCCCGGAATCCCCCAGATGATCCCCCAAAGCAACAGTGAAAGTAAAATAGCCATAATATTCAGGTTAAGCCGATCGCCCATGATAAGCGGCTCCACAAAACTGCCCGAAATAAACTGCACGGCCGACATACAAATGGAAACACCGGCGGCATACCAAAAGCTGTCGAACTGCAACAGGGCCAGGAAAATGGGCGGTATGGTCGCAATAATGGGCCCCAGGGTGGGAATAAAATTGAGCACAAAACCCAATAAGCCCCATATAAATGCAAAATCAAGCCCGAACATCCAGGCCACAAGACCAAAAATGCCACCGGTGCCGATGCTGATCAAAGTCTTGATAAAAAGATACCTCTGGACTTGGTGTCCAACATTGCCAATCACCTCCACCGTATTTTCCAAGTCATCCCTTTTTGACTGGAAAAATTCGTAGATCTTGTCGATAAAAATTTTACGGCTGCTGACAATAAACATTAAGAATATTATCGTCAGTGTCGTGCGTGACATAAATGTGATCAGGGTGCCGATGCTTTTATTTACCGATTGCACGACAGAAGAGGGCGAGATGACGGAAAAAAGATTTTCGATACTGATCTTTTTGTAGTCCTGCATAATATCGATATCAAAGTATTGTTGAATCAGTGCTGTCAACTGCTTGATAACCAGACTGTATTTTTCCATGTATCTTGGCAGGCTACCGGTCACGGAGCTTAAGGCGCCGTATATCAGAAAAACAAGGCCCATGAGAAGGATGCCGAACCCTACCAATACAATGGCGTTGGCCAAAATATGTGGGATGCGCAGTTTAAGTAAAAATTCAGCTACGGGTATTAATAAAAAAGCAAAAAGAATCGCAATAACAAAAGGCACCATAAAAGATTTTGTGATATTGAGCAGCATGCCAAAGCCAATCAATGCCAAAAGCATCAGAGAAATGGTTTGAATTCTTGTATCATCAATGCGTTGCATGTTGACCCTTACCCGTCATGTTAAAAAATGAGTTCATCTCTTTTCCCTTTAAATTTTGAACCGCATCCACAGACAGTCTTGATAATCCGTGAACATATGAAAAAGCAACCCGATGGAGACGATTTTAATTGTTTTTGGCCGGGCAAAGAAAAAGAGCAGAAGATAAATCAGGATCGCGTAGTAAGAATGTAATGGATGGGACCCGATGCTGCATCTTGCCGGATCGAATATCGGATCCGCAACTAAATGGTCCAAATCCACCAGCATCGTGGCAAGCATGATTAACCATGCCTTTTTCCACTCTTTTCTAAAAAATATCCAGGCAATCACTCCCGGAAAGGCCAAATGCAGGCTGTAATGGATTGTTTGCTGTACGGCATACACCATGCTTTTGTTATCCTCATCTATGGTTCAGGATTTTGGGGCGCGTTCTCACATCTGTATTTTATCATTTGCCGATCTGTTTTTTAGGGTTATAATAATGGCTATTGATTTAACAAATTTATTCAAGGTGTCTTATGAACGTTAACGGACCTCCCAATACAGTCGCATCAACCGATGCCATGAAAAAAGCCATGGCCATGCCCAATCTTTTGCTTAATTTGCTTGGTCAAACGTCCGGCACAACCCAATCCACTGAAGTTCAACAGACCGCAGATCTTGCAACCGTCACAGGCAAAGGTAAAATTATTGATGTC
This window contains:
- a CDS encoding AI-2E family transporter — encoded protein: MQRIDDTRIQTISLMLLALIGFGMLLNITKSFMVPFVIAILFAFLLIPVAEFLLKLRIPHILANAIVLVGFGILLMGLVFLIYGALSSVTGSLPRYMEKYSLVIKQLTALIQQYFDIDIMQDYKKISIENLFSVISPSSVVQSVNKSIGTLITFMSRTTLTIIFLMFIVSSRKIFIDKIYEFFQSKRDDLENTVEVIGNVGHQVQRYLFIKTLISIGTGGIFGLVAWMFGLDFAFIWGLLGFVLNFIPTLGPIIATIPPIFLALLQFDSFWYAAGVSICMSAVQFISGSFVEPLIMGDRLNLNIMAILLSLLLWGIIWGIPGMILAVPITASLNIMLNNIETFRSISILLSK
- a CDS encoding DUF6122 family protein, which codes for MVYAVQQTIHYSLHLAFPGVIAWIFFRKEWKKAWLIMLATMLVDLDHLVADPIFDPARCSIGSHPLHSYYAILIYLLLFFFARPKTIKIVSIGLLFHMFTDYQDCLWMRFKI